A single Anopheles funestus chromosome 2RL, idAnoFuneDA-416_04, whole genome shotgun sequence DNA region contains:
- the LOC125765192 gene encoding uncharacterized protein LOC125765192, with amino-acid sequence MAFKVAAFAILLVTVAIHAAPQLDQLPSGMTTPAVGEIQAPVGGNQTNPGDLPNNMNTTVPSNPAEGVGGAENATMPSNIGGGIPNQLGNRIANRINSRNNKH; translated from the exons ATGGCTTTCAAAGTAGCTGCCTTTGCCATCCTTCTGGTCACTGTCG CCATCCATGCGGCTCCCCAGCTCGATCAGCTGCCCAGCGGTATGACTACGCCGGCGGTTGGCGAAATCCAGGCACCGGTCGGTGGCAACCAGACGAACCCGGGTGATTTGCCCAACAACATGAACACGACCGTTCCGTCGAACCCGGCCGAAGGTGTCGGTGGTGCCGAGAATGCTACCATGCCGTCCAACATTGGTGGAGGTATCCCGAACCAGCTGGGAAACCGTATCGCTAACCGAATCAACAGCCGTAACAACAAACACTAG
- the LOC125765193 gene encoding uncharacterized protein LOC125765193, translating to MAFKVAAIAVLLTIVAINAAPQLDQLPSGMTTPAVGEIQAPVGGNQTNPGDLPNNMNTTVPSNPAEGVGGAENATMPSNIGGGIPNQLGNRIANRINRPNNH from the exons ATGGCTTTCAAAGTTGCTGCCATTGCTGTTCTGTTGACTATTGTCG CCATCAATGCGGCTCCCCAGCTCGATCAGCTGCCCAGCGGTATGACTACGCCGGCTGTTGGTGAGATCCAGGCACCGGTCGGTGGCAACCAGACGAATCCGGGTGATTTGCCCAACAACATGAACACGACCGTTCCGTCGAACCCGGCCGAAGGTGTCGGTGGTGCCGAGAACGCTACCATGCCGTCCAACATTGGTGGAGGTATCCCGAACCAGCTGGGAAACCGTATCGCTAACCGCATCAATCGACCAAACAACCACTAA